GTCGATCTCCGGTACTTTATTGCTATACTCGCAGTGGTAAATAAAGTCAAGGCGTGCAAAACAAAGGTTTTACATGGATTTCAATAGCAGGAAGGCTTCGAAAATCGTAAACAACTGAAAATACGAAATAAAACCGTCTTACTATAAAATAGGCGGTATCTTTGAAAATACCGCCATTTTATTGAAATGATGTAACGATTCTGTTATCGACCGCCGCTGGTTCCACCGCCGCTGGTTGAGCCACCTCTTCCGCCACTGCTGCCGCTGGTTCCAGAAGTAGATCCCCTTGTTGATGTGGATGAAGTTCCTGTGTAACGCATGTTCTCAACGGTGTAACTCAAGCTTTGAATCTGATCCTGAAGATCTTCAAGCTCAACCTTCAGGGAATCGTTTTCCATAGTCAGGCTGTCAACTGAAAGAACAAGGCTCGCGAGGGATTCATCAAGTACAGTAATACTGTCTGAAAGGTCAGTCTTCATGATATCCATTGAATCCTGAAGTCCCACTATGTCGGAGATTGCGAGATCCTTTTGAACCTGGGTTTCCTCGGTCGGAGTTCCGTGTAAAGGTCTGCCATGTGTTGTATCTGGCTCATCGCCGTACTCGATGGCTGTGACTCTCTCATCCAGAAGCACAACGTCACCTTCTACATCATCGATTTTGTCAATCATATCCGAATCGTCGTAAACCGCCGCGGCTTCAATATCATCCACCCTCTCCTCAAGCTCTCCTACTCCGGGCATGCTGCATCCAAGCAACAGAATCACAAAAGAAACAAGAAAATACTTCATACGGAATTGGCTCCTTTCTCTTTTTCACCGAATACTTCCGCGGTGTATGTAAATATCTGAACTCCATCTCTCTTCCAGCTATCCGGGGGCAGCCCCGCTTTAAGACATGTATGGGACAGGAAAGTCTCTCTATCCCATCCGGTTTCAGTGGCTACCTGCGGAAGGAGTGTTCCCGATCTGAACCCGTATTTTATGTAAAGGCCATGTGTTCCGGGTACAACATCCTCGGGTACGGCAGGAATCATAGGACTCAGGAGAGAAATGTCAATTTCAAGATCATCAACTTCGTCCGGCTTAACCGGAGAAAATCTGGGATCCCTTACTGCCGCTGACGCTGCCATCTCAACTACGGTTTTTCCAAGTGACCCGGTTCCAATGAAATGCCCTATGCATCCCCTCAGGGTGCCGCCTTTCTTTAAAGTAACAAAAGCGCCTCCATCCCGCCTGAAAACCTCTTCATCAGGCACTTCTGGAAGAGCTTCACCGGATGCTGCAGCCGCGACAGCGCTTCTGGCAAGATCCAGTATATCTTCTCTAGCTTTCTCCGATGTTATTTCTGAACCTCCCAGCCGCAGAAACCCGCGAAGTAACCAACTACTGAACTGCTGTCACCGCTTGCAGCTGCTGATGTTTCCCACATTACTTTTGCGAACCTTTTCTGCTTCGTGAGCCGTGCATAATTCATAAGTGTTAGAATCGGCCCGATGCCGCAGGCTTCGCCTCCCTGAAGAAGTGCCGCTTCCATGTTCTGCGGATCTCCGCTTACGAAAGCCTCAATGACTTTTCTGTCCTTCTTCTCCGCGGTTTGCAGTGAATGGTAATGCGAGAGATCACTTGAGGCTACTATCAGTGTATTTTCGTAACCTTTGACAGCTTCTGCGATTACTTCCGCAAGCTGCGCTGAATATTCAGCCGAAGTCAATCCCTGGAGTACTGCTACAATCGAGGATTCGGGCCATCTTACCTGTATAAAAGGTACCTGCACCTCTGCGGAGTGTTCACTCCGGTGAGCCTCCGGCTGGAAGGTCAGCCCTGCCTTTAAAAGCCGTGAAGTGATTTCCCTCTGTACCGGAAGTGTTCCCAGCGGTGTTGAGTAACCCTCTCCATCGTAAACGGAAGCGCCCCTTACGGGATAACGGTGCGTTGGAGCAAGCACTACAACGTTCTTTACGTCATCCGGGGCACATGCGAAAGCGGCTCCTGCCACAGCTCCGGAATAAATGTATCCCGCGTGAGGGCTGACAATACCTGTGATAAGATCATCGGAACTTATGCCCGAATTGGCGATGAACGAGTTTACAAGCTGTTCAAGGCTTTTCGCATCGGATGGATAGAACGCACCAGCTACGGCCGGTTCTCTGATCATTTCAGTTTTCTTCTCTTCCCATAAGGTCATCCATCGTATAAATGCCGGGAGCTTTGCCATTTACATACTCGGCTGCTTTCAGAGCTCCTGTGGCGAATGTTCTTCTTCCAGTTGCCGAATGAGAAAGGAGAAGTCTTTCCCCTTTTCCAAGAAGATGCAGCTGATGCTCGCCGGCCACATCTCCTCCCCGAAGTGAATGAATGCCCGTTTCTTCTGAAGACCTGGGTCCGGCAGAACCTGATCTGCCCAGCATTTTTCTGTTGCCCCCTCCGCTCTTTTCCCAGATATCAAAAAGGGTCAGGGCGGTTCCGCTGGGGCTGTCAACCTTCCCCGAGTGGTGGCATTCAACGATTTCAAGATCAAAATCTCCCGCAAGCATCTCTGCCGCGGATGAAAGAAGCTTTCCCAGAACGTACACACCAATACTCATATTGGACGAAATGAACACAGCCCTTTTCTTCGCCCACCTGGCAAGCATCTCCTTTTCTGTGAATCCCAGCCCGGTGGTGCCTGTAACCAGCGCGGCTGAGCTGGGAGAAAGCAGCCTGTCAAGATCCTTCCAGGCGCAGGGCAGGGAAAAGTCAATAACAACATCAACTTCATCAGAAATGGGGATATCGGCTTTTCTTCCGGGAGGAGCCGTGTCATAGCACGCTATAACGGAATCACCCGCTTCCTCCCTTATCAACCTGCCCATTCTTCCCTCACTGCCGAAAACGCAGAGCTTCATCAGATAATTCCGGCCTTCCCAAGTACTTCCACCAGCTCCGGAACCAGCTTCTCACTCATTGAAACCAGTGGAAGACGAAGTTCATCACTTATCATGCCCATTAAGGATAGAGCCTTTTTCACTGGAATGGGGTTCGTTTCAAGAAACATCGCCTTTATCAGCGGATAGAGTTTCGCCTGTATGGAGCGGGCCCGTTCAAGCTCTCCCGCCGTGGTAAGGGATACCAGATTCGACATCTCGGCCGGTGCGATATTGGAAACCACCGAAATCACTCCTTTGGCGCCCAGGGCTACCTGAGCCATGGCTATCGGATCATCTCCGCTCAATATCGTGATACCGCATAGGTTGCGGATGGCGGTTACTCGTTCAGCTGAACCGGCGGCGTCCTTGATGGCTACGATTCGAGGATGCAGAGAAAGGGTGGCAATCGTTTCCGGAAGCATATTAGTACCTGTCCGACCGGGTACATTGTAAAGTATTACCGGACAGTTAACCGCGTCGGCTACCCGGGTGTAATGCTCTATCTGCCCCCTTGGAGTAGGTTTGTTGTAGTAGGGTGTTATCAGAAGAACAGCGTCTACACCCAGGGCTTCGGCCTCAAGAGAAAGTGCTATCGATGAAGCCGTATCGTTCTTGCCGGTACCCGCGATCACCGGAACTCGTCCTCCCGATGACTTCATCACCTTCTCGATTACCAGCAGATGTTCCTTTGTGGTGAGAGTTGCCGCTTCACCGGTGCATCCACAGGCAAGAAGGCCGTCTATTCCGTTATCTATCTGCCATTTTACAAGTTCTGCAAGCGATTCCTCATCCACTTTGCCGTTCCTGAAAGGGGTAACAAGTGCGGTTATCGCGCCTTTGAACACAGCCTATCCCTTGTTCCCGCCATCGAGCCTGTTAATAAAGGGTTTAAGAAGCTCAATGGGAAGCGGGAATATGGTTGTGGAATTATTCTCAACGGCTATCTCCGAAAGTGTCTGCATGTAGCGGAGCTGCAGCGCGACAGGATGAGCGCTGATTATATCAGCGGCTTCAGCCAACTTGGCTGCAGCCTGGAATTCCGCATCGGCACGTATTATTTTGGCTCTTCTATCCCTTTCCGCTTCGGCCTGTTTTGCCATAACCCTCTGCATGTCTTCGGGGAGGTCAACGTGTTTAACTTCTACGGTACTGACCTTGATGCCCCAGGGATCGGTCATTCTGTCAAGTATGTCCTGAAGTTTTGCGTTAATTTCATCCCTCTTGGAGAGAAGATCATCGAGTGATGCCTCGCCAAGGACACTCCTCAGTGTAGTCTGCGCGAGCTGGCTTGTGGCATAAATGTAATTCTCTACTTCCAGAATGGATTTTTTGGGATCGATAACTCTGAAGTAAACAACTGCGTTAACTCTTACGGACACGTTGTCCCGGGTTATCACGTCCTGTGGCGGAACGTCCATCGCCACAACTCTCAGATCGACACGTCTGATATTGTCTATCATTGGCCAGACTATTATCAGCCCGGGGCCTTTCAGACCTATCACCTTGCCAAGTCTGAAGATAACACCTCTCTGATATTCCTTGAGTACCTTAAGCGCAGATACCAGGAAAAGAAACAAAATCACCAGTACTACTACTATTCCCGGCCCCATTGTAACTCCCTTCTTCTTACTGACTCTTAACAGTTATAGTGTATCAACTTCAAGTATCATCGAATCTTCCGCGATTCCCACAATTTTAACAGTGATTCCTTTTTCAAGTAATGTGGATTCTGTAGCGGGAAGGCACCACCACAGTTCACCTCTTACCTCAAGGATAGATCTATCCCTGAATCCAGAAGCCTTTTTTATTATCCCTGTTTCACCTATCATGGTTTTTTCGCCGGTCTCTTTAGGTATCTTCTGGGCTTTAAGCCCAAGGTAGAGCTGAATAAGCGCGAGTATGAGCAATACTACACCACCTGTTATGACAAGTGGAAGAATATTCGCAGTAATCTGAATCTGATTAGCTATCATCAGTCCATCCTCCAGTCCGAAGCGGTTTCTATACCCTTTAGCCTGAGGTCGAGTTTCGTTGGATTTGAGGCTGCGGCAAGGGCTGTTTCCAGATCTATCTTCTCATTCACAATAAGATCGTACAGAGCCATGTCAAAGGTCTGCATTCCGTACTGTGAGTAGCTCTTCTCCATTGTTTCAGTCAGAAGGTAAGTCTTATCAGGTTTGATTATGCATTCGGATACGGTAGACGACTGGACCAGGATCTCAGCGGCCAGAACTCTTCGGTGGTCTTCGCCCATGCCTGGAAGAAGCCTCTGAGAAATGACCCCGCTCAGAAGCTGTCCCAGCTGGAGCCTTACAAGATGCTGCTGAGTTGGTGGAAACACATCGATGATTCTCGCAATGGTTTCTTTCGCATCGGTTGTATGCAGCGTACTTAGTACAAGATGGCCGGTTTCCGCCCCGATAATGGCTGTAGCGACCGATTCGGCATCCCTCATCTCGCCGATAAGAATTACATCAGGATCCTGCCTGAATACCGCCCTGAGACCTGTGCTCCAGTCCTGGGTATCGATGCCCACTTCCCTCTGGCAGATGGTCGATTTGTTATCTGTATGCAGAAATTCAATGGGATCCTCAATAGTAACAACATGGGCGGAACGGTTCTGGTTTATATGATTAATCATTGCGGCTATTGTTGTTGATTTGCCTGTACCGGTTGCTCCGGTTACGAGAACAAGCCCCCGGGTTTCCATGGAAATCTTCTTTACAACTTCGGGAAGGCCGAGATCGTCCAGTTCAGGCACTTCGTACGGTATTCGTCTCATAACCATAGCTGGTGTTCCGCGCTGATGATAGATATTGACTCTGAATCTGGCCTTACCCTTGAGAGCGTAGCCCAGATCGAGTTCGCTGCCCTCGGCGAATTTCTCAGCCTGACGTTCGTTCACTATCTCCCTTATGATTCTTTGCATATGCTCAGTCTTCATAACAGAGAAATCCTCTACATGAACTATTTCACCTGCTTTTCTTATTATCGGTTTACTGCCCACCTTGAAGTGTATATCACTGACATCTTCTTCAAGCACGGCATTAAGAAGCTTATCAACAGCTTTTTCATCTGGCATACAGATCATTCTCCCTGATGTAACTTCTGACACTATCAGGTACAAGATAGCGTGTATTCAGGTCTCTGGCAAACCTGTCTCTGAGATCACTGGATGAAATATGTAAACCGGGAATGTTGAAAGTCTCCACCATGGCAAGATATTTCGGATCAACAGGCTCCTTATCGTATCCGGGCCTGGTACCAGCCACCATCTTCACCGTTTTCGATATGCGTTCGGGATCCCTCCAGGTATGAATTTCCGTCAGGCTGTCCATACCCATGATAAAGCAGATATCCATGCCCATGTTCCCCAGCTTTTCAAGAAGGTTCACTGTCCACGATGTCTCATCCAGGGGTTCCAGATCAGCTACTGTCAATTCCGGGGAATCAGCTACCGCAAGTTCGGTCATTCGAAAACGGTGTTTGAAAGGAGTTATCTGTCTTCCGGGTTTGTGGGGGGGAAATCTTGAGGGAACAAGCAGTACTTTTTCAAGATCGTACTTATGACATGCTTCCAGGGCCAGAACAAGATGGCCGAAATGGGGGGGGTCAAACGTCCCGCCCAGAAGCCCCGTCATTTCAAAGTTCATCCAGTTTGGATTGCAGTTTTCTCATCTGATCTTCGTTCAGCTCGCATTCGTCCACTGCTCTCTGGTAGAATTCCCTGGCGGTATATTCATTACCTTTAAAGGAATAGACATCTCCGAGAGAAATAAGCACATCAGCTATGCAGTCGATTTCACCATAATCGTTCAGGGCTTCCCTCAGATATAAAAGAGAGGCGTCAAATTTTTCCCTTCTTGCATAGAACTGACCGATGAACAGAGCCCTCCTTGCCAGGTGATTATTTACCTCACCCATAAGACTGACCGCGTCATCAAGCATGGATGACCCGGGATATGCATCGAAAAAGTTTTCAAGTATAGTCTTGGCGTTCAGAACCGGAGTGAGGTCCTTCCTGTAATCGTGCCGCTGACTCCACCATACCATGGCTGACTCGTACGCACAATCATCGGACCACTCGCTTCTGGAGTATTCCCTCTCCACCCGGTCAAAGTAGAAAAGCGCATCGGCCCAGTATCTGTTTCCAGCTTCTGCCATTCCCATTCTGTAGAGATAAAAATCTACCCTGGATGATCCGGGGTACATGAACATCAATTCTGTATAAAGCCTTGACGCTCCGCTGTAGTCGGAGTCCTGGAAAGATTCGTCCGCCAGTTCTTCAATCTGCTCAAGATTCAAGCCCTCTGTGTTGTATGATCTGCCGCATGCCGCAGTCAGTATCAGGGCAACCACTAATACTGTGATGTTCCTTTTCATTCAGATATCCTGCTCCATCCGTTCGTAATCGTAAGTTAAAGAATCTCTTCTTGCAGCGGCAAGCAATGCAGCCTGTGAAGATGAACCCGGTGAGACATTGCATGCCCTTCTATACCATTGAAGAGCACTCTCGATATTTCCGTCATCTTCCTCCATAAGTCCCAGCATGTAGGCCGACTGAACCCTCTCTCCTGAAAAATTTGAATTCCACACTTCAAGGAGCCTTTCTCTCGCAACAATCTCCCGATTCTCGGCGATGTCTTCCTTGGCTGCATTCAATAGAAGATTTATTCTTCTAAGCCGTGCATCCGGTTGTATCCCGCCAAGCCTGTCAAGTTCCGTGAGAACCGCAAGCTCTTCTTCCATACGTAATGTGAATGGCAGCAGAGCAGCCTTTGCTCTGAGAATATCCTCCCTCAGATCCGTTCTGGATCTTGGGATTCTATCCAGCTCAACAAGGAAAACCTCCGCAGTGTAAGTGAGTATGCTGTCGGCAGCGGAAGACCCCAGAAGGCTGTCGGGAATAGCAGCAAGACGTTCAATATGGCTGCCTGCGTAAATGCCACGGAAGAGCCATTCGGATTCGAAGATATCCTGTACATCAAAATTCAGCGCGTTCTCAAAACACTGGAAAGCCTGTAGAGAATCTGAATTGCGTGCCATTTCCCAGGCCAGTCTTCTCCAGAGTTCACCAATTTCTCTCGGATTAACATCACCGATATTATCCGATAGTAACACTATCGCTTCAAGTGCTTTCTGCCTGTAGAGTGTATTTCTTTCCGACTGGGCGGCCAGAACCGCTGTTTCGGCATAGTCCAGCAGCACTTCGGGCTGACTGTCCCCACGGGCGACAGTCTCCTCGAAAAGCATCACTGCCTGTACATAATTTCCGGATTGCCTTAATAGTCTGGCTTCTCCGAGCGTATCAACGCTGCTTTTCCCGCCACCGCATCCCGCGGTGAATAAAGAAAACAGAAGAAGAAGATATTTCGTTATTCTGCCGTGTGCCACTTGAGATGTCTATTCTGCCCGGCTCGAATAAAACAGGTATACAAGGCTGGCCACAACGCCTGTAACTACTATGGGCTCCAGTATTCCACCGCCCCTGTTTTCGGGCAGTTCACCGGACAGCCAGTCCCATTCCGATGATCCGTCAAGCACTTCCGCATCGGACCAGGAGATTACATCTTCTTCAATTCCGCTGGTTCGCAGAGTTACCAGGATACTTCCATCGGTATCAAGAAGAGTGGACGACAATTCGCATTTGGCTATTCTCTCTACCCGTTTTGCGCCGATAACCCATGGTCTGCTTACATCTCCATACTCAACTGCAAGCTCCATAGGCCTGACCCTTAATATCATTGCGGAATTGACTGAACTTGTATCCCGATCGCATACGCTTATCCCGTTCTCGTGAAGGACGGAAGCAATTGTCTGCTGTATCAACCAGTTTCCTGAATGTTCTCCTGAAATCTCTATTAAAACCTTATCTGCTCCGTAGGAGGACAGGCTTTCCGGAAATTCCTCTATGGCCAGCAAAAGCGCGTCTTCGGCCAGTTCCATATTCGATGGAAACATGGCAAGTACTACGGTCATCAGAATAGTATACATATCTGTTCCTTCATATTAGCGAATCAACTGAATCTGAGATCCTCTTTCAGAACTTCAGACAATACGACAAATTGTTAACTTTCATTGAAGCAAAGATAAAACCGGAGAACGTAATGCGCCACTCCCGTCATTGGAGAACCTCCGCTGACATCTCTGAACCCGTGCCTCCGGTTATCCTGCAACTGATTATATGTCCGGGTTCAACAGCCCGATTAAAACAGCATGCTCCATCAACGGAGGGAGCGTCCAGTCGGGAGTGTCCCAGTAGCGGTGTATCCGCAAGTACTTCAATAATTTCTCCCTCAAGCGCGTCGGCCCAGAAGATGTCATGTTCCCAGGCTGCTTCCCCTATTCTCATGAGCTGCGACTGAACGGCGGATTCATCGGGAACCTCTTCAGTTGATTGTCTGGTAAATTCTCTTGTTCCCTCCTCCGGCCAGTACGGAAAAGCCGCGATTGTCCTTATGCACTGATATTGCGTCAGGAATTTCTCCAGCTGGGTAAAATCCTCCTCGGTTTCACCAGGGTAACCGGTAATCAATGTAATTCTGACTGAAATCCGTCTCTTGATATTCTCGAATTCATCGAACAGTTCCCTGATGTAATCTCCTGTGTAGGGCCTGCCCATTCTTTTAAGTATCCTGTCCGAAACATGCTGTATCGGCATATCAATGTAGGGCATGATATTCTCATGTCTTTCAAGAAGGACCGGAAAATCAGCCGGATAATGGGAAGGATGAATGTAGTACAGCCTGAACCAGATATCGGGATATTCGGTGGCAAGCTGTGAAATCAGCCACGATATCCCTCTTCCGTTGCTCTTCCAGCTTGCGGTATCCTGTCCGACTATCCCGATCTCAACCGCTCCCTGTTCAGCTATGGATTTCGCATCCCTGAAGATATCCTCCGGATCTCTATCCCTTCTCATCCCCCTGATAAGGGGAATTGTACAATATGCGCAATTATTGGAGCATCCTTCAGATATCTTAAGATACCTCGAAATAGTGCCATCGGCAGCTGCTGGATTCTGAAACGGCATCACCGAAAGGTATTCAGCAAGATCGGTTGTATCCCCTGGACCTGTTACCAGATCGAAATCCGAAAGGCCTCCCGAACCGTCGTCCGGATACCTTCCCGGAAGGCAGCCCGCGAGTATCAGTTTCCTTCCCGGCTTTTCGCATTTCCACTCAAGAGCCTGTTCAATAGCTTCAAGGGATTCATCAACTGCGGGTTTTATGAAAGCACATGTATTGACGAGGAGAAGGTCAGCATTAAGAATATCCCTGGTTATCTGCCACCCGGCCTTTTTCAGACATCCGGCGAAGGAATCTGAATCTGCTTCGTTCTTCGGGCACCCAAGTGTTAAAAGGAAAGCGTCCGGCAAATTACATCTCCTCGGGGTTCACCACAGTGTATCCATCCGGTATCACAAGCTGAAAAACATCCTCCGGATATGAATCACCTGCAGTTACATCCCACATCTCGTAAGCTGTCCTGTTGCCGTTGTAATCGGTTGTGGAAAAAAGGAACGGAAGGCTGTCGGAAAGAGTGAAAC
Above is a window of Candidatus Aegiribacteria sp. DNA encoding:
- the amrA gene encoding AmmeMemoRadiSam system protein A, which gives rise to MTSEKAREDILDLARSAVAAAASGEALPEVPDEEVFRRDGGAFVTLKKGGTLRGCIGHFIGTGSLGKTVVEMAASAAVRDPRFSPVKPDEVDDLEIDISLLSPMIPAVPEDVVPGTHGLYIKYGFRSGTLLPQVATETGWDRETFLSHTCLKAGLPPDSWKRDGVQIFTYTAEVFGEKEKGANSV
- the amrB gene encoding AmmeMemoRadiSam system protein B yields the protein MIREPAVAGAFYPSDAKSLEQLVNSFIANSGISSDDLITGIVSPHAGYIYSGAVAGAAFACAPDDVKNVVVLAPTHRYPVRGASVYDGEGYSTPLGTLPVQREITSRLLKAGLTFQPEAHRSEHSAEVQVPFIQVRWPESSIVAVLQGLTSAEYSAQLAEVIAEAVKGYENTLIVASSDLSHYHSLQTAEKKDRKVIEAFVSGDPQNMEAALLQGGEACGIGPILTLMNYARLTKQKRFAKVMWETSAAASGDSSSVVGYFAGFCGWEVQK
- the dapB gene encoding 4-hydroxy-tetrahydrodipicolinate reductase, with translation MKLCVFGSEGRMGRLIREEAGDSVIACYDTAPPGRKADIPISDEVDVVIDFSLPCAWKDLDRLLSPSSAALVTGTTGLGFTEKEMLARWAKKRAVFISSNMSIGVYVLGKLLSSAAEMLAGDFDLEIVECHHSGKVDSPSGTALTLFDIWEKSGGGNRKMLGRSGSAGPRSSEETGIHSLRGGDVAGEHQLHLLGKGERLLLSHSATGRRTFATGALKAAEYVNGKAPGIYTMDDLMGREEN
- the dapA gene encoding 4-hydroxy-tetrahydrodipicolinate synthase; protein product: MFKGAITALVTPFRNGKVDEESLAELVKWQIDNGIDGLLACGCTGEAATLTTKEHLLVIEKVMKSSGGRVPVIAGTGKNDTASSIALSLEAEALGVDAVLLITPYYNKPTPRGQIEHYTRVADAVNCPVILYNVPGRTGTNMLPETIATLSLHPRIVAIKDAAGSAERVTAIRNLCGITILSGDDPIAMAQVALGAKGVISVVSNIAPAEMSNLVSLTTAGELERARSIQAKLYPLIKAMFLETNPIPVKKALSLMGMISDELRLPLVSMSEKLVPELVEVLGKAGII
- a CDS encoding SPFH domain-containing protein, which gives rise to MGPGIVVVLVILFLFLVSALKVLKEYQRGVIFRLGKVIGLKGPGLIIVWPMIDNIRRVDLRVVAMDVPPQDVITRDNVSVRVNAVVYFRVIDPKKSILEVENYIYATSQLAQTTLRSVLGEASLDDLLSKRDEINAKLQDILDRMTDPWGIKVSTVEVKHVDLPEDMQRVMAKQAEAERDRRAKIIRADAEFQAAAKLAEAADIISAHPVALQLRYMQTLSEIAVENNSTTIFPLPIELLKPFINRLDGGNKG
- a CDS encoding PilT/PilU family type 4a pilus ATPase; amino-acid sequence: MPDEKAVDKLLNAVLEEDVSDIHFKVGSKPIIRKAGEIVHVEDFSVMKTEHMQRIIREIVNERQAEKFAEGSELDLGYALKGKARFRVNIYHQRGTPAMVMRRIPYEVPELDDLGLPEVVKKISMETRGLVLVTGATGTGKSTTIAAMINHINQNRSAHVVTIEDPIEFLHTDNKSTICQREVGIDTQDWSTGLRAVFRQDPDVILIGEMRDAESVATAIIGAETGHLVLSTLHTTDAKETIARIIDVFPPTQQHLVRLQLGQLLSGVISQRLLPGMGEDHRRVLAAEILVQSSTVSECIIKPDKTYLLTETMEKSYSQYGMQTFDMALYDLIVNEKIDLETALAAASNPTKLDLRLKGIETASDWRMD
- the nadD gene encoding nicotinate-nucleotide adenylyltransferase, with product MTGLLGGTFDPPHFGHLVLALEACHKYDLEKVLLVPSRFPPHKPGRQITPFKHRFRMTELAVADSPELTVADLEPLDETSWTVNLLEKLGNMGMDICFIMGMDSLTEIHTWRDPERISKTVKMVAGTRPGYDKEPVDPKYLAMVETFNIPGLHISSSDLRDRFARDLNTRYLVPDSVRSYIRENDLYAR
- the bamD gene encoding outer membrane protein assembly factor BamD → MKRNITVLVVALILTAACGRSYNTEGLNLEQIEELADESFQDSDYSGASRLYTELMFMYPGSSRVDFYLYRMGMAEAGNRYWADALFYFDRVEREYSRSEWSDDCAYESAMVWWSQRHDYRKDLTPVLNAKTILENFFDAYPGSSMLDDAVSLMGEVNNHLARRALFIGQFYARREKFDASLLYLREALNDYGEIDCIADVLISLGDVYSFKGNEYTAREFYQRAVDECELNEDQMRKLQSKLDEL
- a CDS encoding radical SAM protein, with translation MPDAFLLTLGCPKNEADSDSFAGCLKKAGWQITRDILNADLLLVNTCAFIKPAVDESLEAIEQALEWKCEKPGRKLILAGCLPGRYPDDGSGGLSDFDLVTGPGDTTDLAEYLSVMPFQNPAAADGTISRYLKISEGCSNNCAYCTIPLIRGMRRDRDPEDIFRDAKSIAEQGAVEIGIVGQDTASWKSNGRGISWLISQLATEYPDIWFRLYYIHPSHYPADFPVLLERHENIMPYIDMPIQHVSDRILKRMGRPYTGDYIRELFDEFENIKRRISVRITLITGYPGETEEDFTQLEKFLTQYQCIRTIAAFPYWPEEGTREFTRQSTEEVPDESAVQSQLMRIGEAAWEHDIFWADALEGEIIEVLADTPLLGHSRLDAPSVDGACCFNRAVEPGHIISCRITGGTGSEMSAEVLQ